The following proteins come from a genomic window of Sphingomonas oryzagri:
- a CDS encoding sulfate/molybdate ABC transporter ATP-binding protein, translating to MTITIDAITKTFDTSSALNGVSLEIEDGSFVALLGPSGSGKTTLLRIIAGLETADSGHILFHGEDVTDRSVQDRKIGFVFQHYALFRHMTVAENIAFGLTVMKGKARPKKAAIAARVQELLDLVQLPDLGKRFPSQLSGGQRQRVALARALAREPDILLLDEPFGALDAKVRRELRVALREIHDRVGLTSIFVTHDREEAFALADKVAILSNGKIEQYDTPKQVEENPATPFVHDFVI from the coding sequence ATGACGATTACCATCGACGCCATCACCAAGACCTTCGACACAAGCTCGGCGCTCAACGGCGTCAGCCTCGAGATCGAGGATGGCAGCTTCGTCGCGCTGCTCGGTCCCTCGGGCTCGGGCAAGACGACCCTCCTGCGCATCATCGCGGGGCTGGAGACGGCCGATTCGGGCCATATCCTCTTCCACGGCGAGGACGTGACCGACCGATCGGTGCAGGATCGCAAGATCGGCTTCGTGTTCCAGCACTATGCCCTGTTCCGTCACATGACGGTGGCCGAAAACATCGCGTTCGGGCTGACCGTGATGAAAGGCAAGGCGCGGCCGAAAAAGGCTGCGATCGCGGCGCGGGTGCAGGAACTGCTCGATCTCGTCCAGCTGCCCGATCTCGGCAAGCGCTTCCCCTCGCAGCTGTCGGGCGGCCAGCGGCAGCGCGTGGCGCTCGCCCGCGCGCTGGCCCGTGAGCCGGACATCCTGTTGCTCGACGAACCCTTCGGCGCGCTCGACGCCAAGGTCCGCCGCGAACTCCGCGTGGCCCTGCGGGAGATCCATGATCGCGTCGGCCTCACCTCGATCTTCGTGACGCACGATCGCGAGGAGGCCTTCGCGCTGGCCGACAAGGTGGCGATCCTGTCGAACGGCAAGATCGAACAGTATGACACGCCCAAGCAGGTCGAGGAAAATCCCGCGACGCCGTTCGTGCACGACTTCGTGATCTGA
- the tldD gene encoding metalloprotease TldD: MISLSDPRSFLYRDGLDPDAAQRLAASTLGACDDGELYLQYLASESFGFDDGRLKTADFTTQSGFGLRGVSGETTAFAHANEISERAILRAAETMRLLDPAKGQKSAPPTRTNRHLYGEANPLDLVPFAKKVDLCQRIDAMARARDPRVAQVSVGLSGSWSVVEIVRPDGFLATDVRPLVRLNVSIVAEQNGRREAGFFGLGGRYLYDRLFETATWERAIDEALAQALVNLEAVAAPAGEMTVVCGSGWPGVLLHEAIGHGLEGDFNRKGSSAFSGRIGERVAAPGVTVIDDGSLGERRGSLSIDDEGTPTQANTLIEDGILKGYMQDRLNARLMGVPATGNGRRESFAHAPMPRMTNTFMLGGQDDPAEILGRVKNGIYAKSFGGGQVDITSGKFVFSCTEAYRIENGKLGAPIKGATLIGDGPSVLTRVQAIGNDMALDEGIGICGKGGQSVPAGVGQPTLLIDRLTVGGTAAA; this comes from the coding sequence ATGATCAGCCTCTCCGATCCCCGCTCCTTCCTCTATCGCGACGGGCTGGACCCGGATGCGGCCCAGCGTCTCGCCGCCAGCACGCTCGGCGCCTGCGACGATGGCGAACTCTACCTCCAATATCTGGCGTCGGAGAGCTTCGGGTTCGACGACGGCCGGTTGAAGACCGCCGATTTCACCACCCAGTCCGGCTTCGGCCTGCGCGGTGTGTCGGGCGAGACGACCGCCTTCGCTCACGCCAACGAGATCAGCGAACGCGCCATCCTGCGCGCCGCCGAGACGATGCGTCTGCTCGATCCGGCCAAGGGGCAGAAGTCCGCGCCGCCGACGCGCACCAACCGCCATCTCTACGGCGAGGCGAATCCGCTCGATCTGGTGCCCTTCGCCAAGAAGGTCGATCTGTGCCAGCGTATCGACGCGATGGCCCGTGCGCGCGATCCGCGCGTCGCGCAGGTCTCGGTCGGTCTCTCCGGCTCGTGGAGCGTGGTCGAGATCGTGCGGCCGGACGGCTTCCTCGCCACCGACGTACGCCCGCTGGTGCGCCTCAACGTCTCGATCGTCGCCGAGCAGAACGGCCGACGCGAGGCGGGCTTCTTCGGGCTGGGCGGCCGCTACCTTTACGATCGCCTGTTCGAGACCGCGACGTGGGAGCGCGCGATCGACGAGGCGCTGGCGCAGGCCTTGGTCAATCTGGAAGCGGTCGCGGCGCCGGCCGGCGAGATGACCGTGGTGTGCGGCTCCGGCTGGCCCGGCGTGCTGCTCCACGAAGCGATCGGCCATGGCCTCGAAGGCGATTTCAACCGCAAGGGCTCGTCGGCCTTCTCGGGCCGCATCGGCGAGCGGGTGGCGGCGCCGGGCGTCACCGTGATCGACGATGGCTCGCTCGGCGAGCGGCGCGGCTCGCTCTCGATCGACGACGAGGGCACGCCGACCCAGGCCAACACCTTGATCGAGGACGGCATCCTGAAAGGCTATATGCAGGACCGGCTGAACGCCCGGCTGATGGGCGTGCCCGCCACCGGCAACGGCCGTCGCGAGAGCTTCGCCCACGCCCCGATGCCGCGCATGACCAACACCTTCATGCTGGGCGGCCAGGACGACCCAGCCGAGATCCTTGGTCGCGTGAAGAATGGCATCTACGCCAAGAGCTTCGGCGGCGGGCAGGTGGACATCACGTCGGGCAAGTTCGTCTTCTCCTGCACCGAGGCTTACCGGATCGAGAACGGCAAGCTCGGCGCCCCGATCAAGGGCGCGACTTTGATCGGCGACGGCCCGTCGGTCCTCACCCGCGTCCAGGCGATCGGCAACGACATGGCGCTGGACGAGGGCATCGGCATCTGCGGCAAGGGCGGGCAGTCGGTGCCGGCCGGGGTCGGCCAGCCGACCCTGCTGATCGATCGCCTGACGGTCGGCGGTACGGCCGCCGCCTGA
- a CDS encoding putative signal transducing protein encodes MALVEVETFPNAMIAEMARARLAAEGIEAVLFDGGVASIGLGGLTPARLMVPEADEALAMRLLGEPD; translated from the coding sequence ATGGCTCTGGTCGAGGTCGAGACCTTTCCCAATGCGATGATCGCCGAGATGGCGCGCGCCCGGCTGGCGGCCGAGGGGATCGAGGCGGTGCTGTTCGATGGTGGCGTCGCCAGCATCGGCCTCGGCGGCCTCACCCCCGCGCGGCTGATGGTGCCCGAGGCGGACGAGGCGCTCGCGATGCGGTTGCTTGGCGAGCCCGACTAG